The Actinomyces faecalis genome includes the window CTTACGCAAGGTCTGCGGGCGTGGACAAGCACCTGATCAGGGTACGAGTGACATACACGCACCCAGGCGGCGGATTGTTGTAGTCGAAGCCTGGAGGACCAGGGTACGGGCGCGGAGGGGCTGCCGCCGCCATCGGCGTCGTTACGACTGCAAGAAGGGAGACGGCAGTAAGGAGTCCAAGAAGCTTTCGGAGCATGGCGAACGATCCATTCGCGGGGACGAGGCTGGGGCTGTTGACCCTAACACGTTGATATGACACACGTCTTTCGTCTGTGTGGTATGTGCGGCCAGCATGCGACCGTGCGCTCGTCAACCGCCACCTCCACCACAACCTGATCCCCCACAGTTGACGGCTCACTACATCAGGAGCTCCTGCCTTGACAACAAGAGTACGTGATCTACATCATATTGCAGTCAGTCTTATCCGGCTCGCCGGAATCATCAAAGAACGCCTGCTGGAAAACGGCGCACCCACGTCGAATGAGCATGCAGCCAGCACGTCGAATTCCTTGAAAGTGACACCTGATCATGGAAAATGCATCCTTAGCCTTGACCACATCAGTATTCCTCGAGCTGGTGCGCAGCGCACCGCTGTGGATCATCGCAATTTCACTGGCGGTCGCGGTCTTTCATTACGTCAAGAAAGACCGATAGCCCTTGGAGGCACGTCCCCACCTGGATACAGCCCCCACGAGAGGTGACGCGAACCGTCTAGGGCCCTGGCGTGGTGCAAGGTAGGTGCCCACAGCGCAAGGAGTAGTCGAACAGGGACAGACCAGCCCTCACGGTCCATAGACCTCGGCGGCGACCACAAGGCTGCCCGACGGTAGCGCAACGGCAGGAAAGGACCTCTTCCCAGCTGAGGAAACAGGCGAGGGGGGGTGGTCTCGATGACATAGCAAGAGGTGGAATCTGACTACCCGTCAACTACCTAGGATCACCTCGCCCAAGAGCGTGACAGCCGCTGCATGTCGATGACGCCATCTTTTCCCAGAGCGACCGCTCCACCATGACCGACACCGGACACCGGGTGCTCGCACGGGCCGGTAAGCGTGTCCTACGGCCTGGTGGTCTGAGACTCACCACCCGTAGGCTGGAGCAGGCTCAGGTCACCGCACCGTCGTCGGCCCACGCGGTGGCACTGTCATCAACGCCAGAGCCCACGAGACGGGGCTGCCTGCCGCAGCTGGGATAACCCCGGATGACATTGACCCGACCCTCACCGAGGTGCTCCGCAAGCGGCTCGCGCCGACCATCCGGGTCAATGTGCGCCCACTGACGGAGGCGGAATGGCGGCGAGTCCTCGCGATGCGCGCGGCCTTCAAGGACTACCGCGATCAGTTCACGGGCACTGCCATCGTCGCACGCAAGCCTGACACTGAGCCCGCCTGAGCCGGGATCGAGAGCACTCCATGCCCGGCACCGGTGCTTTCTTGCCCCGTACCAACGCCGCCTGACGCATGAGACCGGATGGTCCTGAGTCGTACCCAGGACCATCCGGTCCCCTGCGTCAGAGGAAGGCTCAGTCCGTCTTGGCCGGTGCCTTGGCGTCCCTGTCCTCAGGCACGGCGTCGACGCCGGCCTCCTTGCGCTGCTCGGGGGTGATCGGAGCAGGCGCCTCAGTCAACGGGTCATAACCACCACCGGACTTGGGGAAGGCGATGACGTCGCGGATCGAGTCGGCGTGGGTGAGCAGGGAGACGATGCGGTCCCAGCCGAAGGCGATGCCACCGTGCGGCGGGGCGCCGAACTTAAAGGCGTCGAGCAGGAAGCCGAACTTCGCCTGGGCCTCCTCCTCACCGATGCCCATGACGTTGAAGACACGCTTCTGGACGTCGTTGCGGTGGATACGGATCGAGCCGCCGCCGATCTCGTTGCCGTTGCACACGATGTCGTAGGCGTAGGCCAGGGCGTTGCCGGGGTCCTTGTCGAAGGAGTCCAGCCACTCAGGCTTGGGCGAGGTGAAGGCGTGGTGGACAGCGGTCCAGGCGGACTTGCCCAGCGCCACGTCTCCCTCAGCCTTGGCCTCGGCCGAGGGCTTGAACAGGGGCGCGTCCACGACCCACACGAAGGACCAGGCGTCCTCGTCAATGAGTCCGCAGCGCCTACCGATCTCTAGACGAGCGGCGCCCAGGAGGGCACGCGAGGCGTCCACCGAGCCGGCGGCGAAGAAGATCGCGTCGCCCGACCCCGCGCCGGCGGCCTCAGCCAGGCCCGCGCGCTCGGCCTCGGTGATGTTCTTGGCCACCGGGCCGCCCAGCTCCCCGTCCTCGGAGACGGTGACGTAGGCCAGGCCCTTAGCACCACGCTGCTTGGCCCACTCCTGCCAGGCGTCAAAGGTACGACGCGACTGGGAGGCGCCGCCGGGCATCACGACGGATCCGACGTACTCGTTCTGGAAGACGCGGAAGGTGGTGTCCTTGAAGTACTCGGTCAGGTCCGTCAGCTCCAGGCCGAAGCGCA containing:
- the aspS gene encoding aspartate--tRNA ligase; the encoded protein is MLRTRTAGSLRSTDIGQAVTLTGWVDRRRDHGGVAFIDLRDASGIAQVVIREEVAHDLRAEYVLKVTGEVSARPEGNANPNLPTGEIEVVVSDVEILNPAAPLPFQVSDHAEDAGSVGEEARLRYRYLDLRRSSMQHAIRLRSQVSQAARTVLASHDFVEIETPTLTRSTPEGARDFLVPARLAPGSWYALPQSPQLFKQLLMVAGMERYYQIARCYRDEDFRADRQPEFTQLDIEMSFVEQEDVITVAEDVLKEVWALIGYDLPTPIPHMTYKDAMERYGSDKPDLRFGLELTDLTEYFKDTTFRVFQNEYVGSVVMPGGASQSRRTFDAWQEWAKQRGAKGLAYVTVSEDGELGGPVAKNITEAERAGLAEAAGAGSGDAIFFAAGSVDASRALLGAARLEIGRRCGLIDEDAWSFVWVVDAPLFKPSAEAKAEGDVALGKSAWTAVHHAFTSPKPEWLDSFDKDPGNALAYAYDIVCNGNEIGGGSIRIHRNDVQKRVFNVMGIGEEEAQAKFGFLLDAFKFGAPPHGGIAFGWDRIVSLLTHADSIRDVIAFPKSGGGYDPLTEAPAPITPEQRKEAGVDAVPEDRDAKAPAKTD